One Electrophorus electricus isolate fEleEle1 chromosome 10, fEleEle1.pri, whole genome shotgun sequence genomic region harbors:
- the trhra gene encoding thyrotropin-releasing hormone receptor, with product MENITLFPDNQTRGTWADYSVEYKVVSILLVIVICGTGIVGNVMVILVVLTTKHMRTPTNCYLVSLAVADLIVLTAAGLPNITDSLFAGQWVYGYAGCLSITYLQYLGINASSCSITAFTIERYIAICHPIKAQFLCTLSRAKKIIVLVWTFTTLYCVMWFCLSDIEKQVYDNVTLIICAYKVSRKLYMPIYFTDFALFYVIPLMLATVLYGLIARILFLNPLPSDPKENTKTWKKASCAGNKKHLSKNSSFSTTTTSRRQVTKMLVVVVILFALLWMPYRTLVVVNSFLPKPYLSSWFLLFCRLCIYLNSAINPVIYNVMSQKFRAAFRKLCQCGAQRSEKPPAYSAALTYSVIKETSNGESPDHYTTEMEEMQGASEDFLPGKKRVSFKEPSLSKRIIATA from the exons ATGGagaatattacattatttccaGATAATCAGACTCGAGGCACATGGGCCGATTACAGTGTCGAGTACAAAGTTGTGAGCATATTACTGGTGATAGTAATTTGCGGAACTGGAATTGTAGGTAACGTTATGGTGATCCTCGTAGTCTTAACTACTAAACATATGCGGACACCCACAAACTGCTACTTAGTGAGCTTGGCAGTCGCTGACCTTATAGTACTAACGGCAGCGGGGTTGCCTAACATCACCGACAGTCTGTTTGCCGGACAATGGGTTTACGGATATGCCGGTTGTCTTTCTATAACATACCTTCAGTATTTGGGTATTAATGCATCCTCATGCTCCATTACTGCTTTCACCATTGAGAGGTACATCGCTATTTGTCATCCGATTAAGGCGCAGTTTCTGTGCACTCTCTCGAGAGCTAAAAAGataattgttttggtttggaCTTTTACCACCTTGTACTGTGTTATGTGGTTTTGTCTTTCTGACATAGAAAAACAAGTTTACGACAACGTCACCTTAATCATATGCGCTTACAAAGTGTCGAGAAAATTGTACATGCCGATATACTTTACAGATTTTGCCTTGTTTTATGTTATTCCGCTTATGCTGGCCACCGTTCTATATGGACTGATAGCGAGAATTCTTTTTCTCAACCCACTCCCCTCGGATCCCAAGGAAAATACAAAAACGTGGAAAAAAGCTTCATGCGCAGGGAACAAAAAACATCTATCCAAAAACTCTTCCTTCAGCACAACAACAACCTCGCGGAGGCAG GTAACGAAGATGCTGGTAGTTGTGGTGATCCTCTTTGCGCTACTGTGGATGCCCTATCGCACGCTGGTGGTTGTCAACTCCTTCCTACCGAAGCCCTATCTGAGCAGCTGGTTTTTGCTCTTCTGTCGACTCTGCATTTATCTTAATAGCGCCATCAATCCTGTCATATACAACGTCATGTCTCAAAAGTTCCGAGCCGCTTTTCGGAAGCTGTGCCAGTGCGGAGCGCAGCGCTCGGAGAAGCCTCCGGCGTACAGCGCGGCACTGACTTACAGTGTAATCAAGGAGACGTCGAATGGGGAGAGCCCAGATCACTACACCACGGAAATGGAAGAGATGCAGGGGGCTTCCGAAGACTTCTTGCCTGGAAAGAAGAGGGTTTCGTTCAAGGAGCCCTCATTGTCTAAAAGAATTATAGCGACTGCCTAG